In Malus sylvestris chromosome 15, drMalSylv7.2, whole genome shotgun sequence, a single genomic region encodes these proteins:
- the LOC126601372 gene encoding transcription factor MYB3R-1-like isoform X2, protein MEGERTNSTPSEGLGDSIQKVRALHGRTSGPTRRSTKGQWTPEEDEILRRAVQRFKGKNWKKIAECFKDRTDVQCLHRWQKVLNPELVKGPWSKEEDEVIIELVKKYGPKKWSTIAQHLPGRIGKQCRERWHNHLNPGINKEAWTQEEELALIRAHQMYGNKWAELTKFLPGRTDNSIKNHWNSSVKKKLDSYLKSGLLTQFQGMPHVGNQNQHMMSSSSRMQSSGDDSGAKGAEVEEISECSQDSTVAGHYLSAPEMANVVPHTREEFGNNDVSRLANDPSCSPASCSEPYYPSMTIGDANFSVPEIPPELVCSKFLEQNFSHDAGASMGGDFQLNLHELPNISSLECGQESSSMYTHCMRSNESHEGVEAPFQTSTSMGNMAFGSVKSEHMLISDDECCRALFSMNGGCFPSRDFTNCSNIVDLGACTESVLLQPANLQISETGRPSASQSYQPLNSAVIGTSCSQVVSAHENPLIYAGEPTHLFRVQDQEFVTSLNDGFIYNNESASSPCKSDLVNDSSKLVPVNTFGSGLDAQTCPVDVSSNEQTEQQDDGKEQQDAGALCYEPPRFPSLDIPFFSCDLIQSCNDMQQEYSPLGIRQLMMSSMNCLTPYRLWDSPSREGSPDALLKSAAKTFTGTPSILKKRHRDLLSPLSPLSDRRIDKRLGTDVTSCLARDFSRLDVMFEDTEKKEDSLSPSSDQKRNSDASGENKENKGTCENKVEKGIDSTAMSDDGTAQRDFDDGQSREKGQQFQQTADVDAKSKAQPSGVLVERNTNDLLLNSPDVVGCKAEKPFSSTARTPKEQLRKSFEAPNPGGPSKSFSARQCSSVKTPTICVKKHGILADKCVQSDSTSAPPETDSAGNDVNIESMFGGTPFKRSIESPSAWKSPWFINSFVPGPRVDTEITIEDIGFFMSPGERSYDAIGLMKQISEQTAAAYANAQEVLGNETPESLFRERQKDRDIAGPENKQGSPNQPGSSSLSASNVLVECRTLDFSECGTPGKKGTENVKTSSNAKSFSSPTSYLLKGCR, encoded by the exons ATGGAAGGTGAAAGAACAAATTCTACTCCTTCGGAAGGGCTCGGTGACAGCATTCAGAAAGTTCGAGCTCTCCATGG GAGGACTAGTGGGCCTACAAGGCGTTCTACGAAAGGACAATGGACACCTGAAGag GATGAGATCTTGCGGAGGGCTGTTCAGCGTTTTAAAGGAAAGAATTGGAAAAAAATAG CGGAGTGTTTCAAGGATCGGACTGATGTGCAATGCCTACATAGATGGCAGAAAGTCTTGAATCCCGAACTGGTCAAAGGTCCATGGTCTAAAGAG GAGGATGAAGTTATTATTGAGTTGGTGAAAAAATATGGTCCAAAAAAGTGGTCCACTATTGCACAGCATTTACCTGGACGTATTGGTAAGCAGTGTCGGGAAAG GTGGCATAATCATCTTAATCCTGGCATAAACAAAGAGGCATGGACACAGGAAGAGGAGTTGGCTCTGATACGTGCTCATCAAATGTATGGGAACAAATGGGCAGAGCTAACGAAGTTCTTGCCTGGAAG GACAGACAATTCTATAAAAAATCACTGGAACAGTTCTGTGAAGAAGAAGTTGGATTCTTACTTAAAATCGGGTTTGCTTACACAGTTTCAAGGGATGCCTCATGTTGGAAATCAAAACCAACACATGATGTCATCTTCTTCAAGAATGCAGAGCAGTGGAGATGATAGTGGTGCCAAAGGTGCAGAAGTAGAAGAAATTTCAGAATGCAGTCAAGATTCAACTGTTGCTGGTCACTATCTCTCAGCACCTGAAATGGCCAATGTGGTACCACATACTAGAGAGGAGTTTGGGAATAATGATGTTTCCCGTTTAGCGAATGACCCAAGCTGCAGTCCAGCATCTTGTTCAGAACCATACTACCCATCTATGACTATAGGAGATGCCAATTTTTCCGTTCCAGAAATACCTCCTGAATTGGTTTGCTCCAAATTCCTGGAACAAAATTTCTCACATGATGCTGGAGCTTCGATGGGTGGGGATTTCCAGTTAAATTTGCATGAGTTACCTAACATTTCTTCACTAGAATGCGGCCAGGAATCATCAAGCATGTACACTCATTGTATGAGGTCTAATGAGAGCCATGAAGGGGTGGAGGCTCCATTTCAAACTTCAACTTCCATGGGTAACATGGCCTTCGGTTCGGTTAAATCAGAGCACATGTTGATATCTGACGATGAATGCTGTAGGGCATTATTTTCAATGAATGGTGGGTGTTTTCCCTCTAGAGATTTTACAAATTGCTCAAACATAGTTGATTTAGGTGCTTGCACAGAATCAGTACTTCTCCAACCCGCAAACCTCCAAATATCTGAAACTGGCAGACCTTCAGCTTCACAATCATATCAACCCCTGAATTCTGCTGTAATTGGAACTTCTTGCTCTCAAGTAGTTTCTGCTCATGAAAATCCACTGATATATGCTGGAGAACCTACTCATTTATTCAGAGTTCAAGACCAAGAGTTTGTGACAAGTTTAAATGATGGATTTATCTATAATAACGAGTCTGCCAGTTCTCCCTGCAAATCAGATCTGGTTAACGATTCTTCAAAATTAGTCCCTGTAAATACATTTGGTTCGGGATTGGATGCGCAAACTTGTCCTGTGGACGTGAGTTCAAATGAGCAGACAGAACAGCAGGATGATGGAAAAGAACAGCAGGATGCTGGAGCTCTATGTTATGAGCCTCCTCGCTTTCCAAGCTTGGATATTCCATTTTTTAGTTGTGATCTTATACAATCTTGTAATGACATGCAGCAAGAATATAGTCCCCTTGGCATTCGTCAGCTGATGATGTCTTCTATGAATTGCCTCACTCCCTATAGGTTATGGGATTCACCCTCTCGTGAGGGTAGCCCTGATGCCTTGCTAAAAAGTGCTGCTAAAACTTTTACAGGCACACCATCTATTTTGAAGAAACGACACCGAGATTTATTGTCTCCATTGTCGCCATTATCAGATAGAAGAATTGATAAAAGGCTTGGGACTGACGTGACCTCCTGCTTGGCCAGAGATTTTTCACGTCTAGATGTTATGTTTGAAGACActgagaagaaagaagattcCCTTTCTCCATCTTCTGATCAGAAAAGAAATTCTGATGCCTCTGGTGAAAATAAAGAGAATAAGGGTACCTGTGAAAACAAAGTAGAAAAAGGGATTGACAGCACTGCAATGTCAGATGATGGAACTGCACAGAGAGATTTTGATGACGGTCAATCCCGGGAAAAGGGACAGCAGTTCCAACAAACTGCTGATGTTGATGCTAAGAGTAAG GCACAACCTTCTGGAGTACTTGTTGAACGTAACACAAATGATCTGCTACTAAATTCTCCTGATGTAGTTGGATGTAAAGCTGAAAAACCCTTCAGCTCAACTGCTAGAACTCCTAAAGAACAGTTACGTAAAAGCTTTGAAGCCCCCAACCCAGGAGGTCCTTCTAAATCTTTTTCTGCAAGACAATGCTCATCTGTTAAAACCCCCACTATATGCGTAAAGAAGCATGGAATTCTCGCAGATAAATGTGTACAGTCTGATTCTACGTCAGCTCCACCAGAGACTGATAGTGCCGGCAATGATGTCAATATTGAAAGCAT GTTTGGTGGTACTCCTTTTAAGAGAAGTATCGAATCTCCTTCGGCATGGAAATCTCCTTGGTTCATCAACTCCTTTGTCCCCGGCCCTAGAGTTGATACTGAAATTACAATTGAG GATATAGGGTTTTTCATGAGCCCGGGGGAGAGAAGCTACGATGCCATTGGGCTGATGAAACAGATAAGTGAGCAGACTGCTGCTGCCTATGCCAATGCCCAGGAGGTGTTGGGAAATGAAACTCCTGAAAGTTTATTCCGGGAAAGACAGAAAGACCGAGATATTGCGGGCCCTGAGAACAAGCAGGGGTCGCCTAATCAGCCAGGGAGTAGTTCTCTTTCGGCTTCCAATGTTTTG GTGGAGTGTCGCACCCTCGACTTCAGCGAATGCGGGACGCCCGGGAAGAAGGGAACAGAAAACGTAAAGACTTCCTCAAATGCCAAGAGCTTTTCGAGTCCGACTTCATATTTGTTGAAGGGTTGCAGATAA
- the LOC126601372 gene encoding transcription factor MYB3R-1-like isoform X1: MEGERTNSTPSEGLGDSIQKVRALHGRTSGPTRRSTKGQWTPEEDEILRRAVQRFKGKNWKKIAECFKDRTDVQCLHRWQKVLNPELVKGPWSKEEDEVIIELVKKYGPKKWSTIAQHLPGRIGKQCRERWHNHLNPGINKEAWTQEEELALIRAHQMYGNKWAELTKFLPGRTDNSIKNHWNSSVKKKLDSYLKSGLLTQFQGMPHVGNQNQHMMSSSSRMQSSGDDSGAKGAEVEEISECSQDSTVAGHYLSAPEMANVVPHTREEFGNNDVSRLANDPSCSPASCSEPYYPSMTIGDANFSVPEIPPELVCSKFLEQNFSHDAGASMGGDFQLNLHELPNISSLECGQESSSMYTHCMRSNESHEGVEAPFQTSTSMGNMAFGSVKSEHMLISDDECCRALFSMNGGCFPSRDFTNCSNIVDLGACTESVLLQPANLQISETGRPSASQSYQPLNSAVIGTSCSQVVSAHENPLIYAGEPTHLFRVQDQEFVTSLNDGFIYNNESASSPCKSDLVNDSSKLVPVNTFGSGLDAQTCPVDVSSNEQTEQQDDGKEQQDAGALCYEPPRFPSLDIPFFSCDLIQSCNDMQQEYSPLGIRQLMMSSMNCLTPYRLWDSPSREGSPDALLKSAAKTFTGTPSILKKRHRDLLSPLSPLSDRRIDKRLGTDVTSCLARDFSRLDVMFEDTEKKEDSLSPSSDQKRNSDASGENKENKGTCENKVEKGIDSTAMSDDGTAQRDFDDGQSREKGQQFQQTADVDAKSKVDVVPTTQSAQPSGVLVERNTNDLLLNSPDVVGCKAEKPFSSTARTPKEQLRKSFEAPNPGGPSKSFSARQCSSVKTPTICVKKHGILADKCVQSDSTSAPPETDSAGNDVNIESMFGGTPFKRSIESPSAWKSPWFINSFVPGPRVDTEITIEDIGFFMSPGERSYDAIGLMKQISEQTAAAYANAQEVLGNETPESLFRERQKDRDIAGPENKQGSPNQPGSSSLSASNVLVECRTLDFSECGTPGKKGTENVKTSSNAKSFSSPTSYLLKGCR, from the exons ATGGAAGGTGAAAGAACAAATTCTACTCCTTCGGAAGGGCTCGGTGACAGCATTCAGAAAGTTCGAGCTCTCCATGG GAGGACTAGTGGGCCTACAAGGCGTTCTACGAAAGGACAATGGACACCTGAAGag GATGAGATCTTGCGGAGGGCTGTTCAGCGTTTTAAAGGAAAGAATTGGAAAAAAATAG CGGAGTGTTTCAAGGATCGGACTGATGTGCAATGCCTACATAGATGGCAGAAAGTCTTGAATCCCGAACTGGTCAAAGGTCCATGGTCTAAAGAG GAGGATGAAGTTATTATTGAGTTGGTGAAAAAATATGGTCCAAAAAAGTGGTCCACTATTGCACAGCATTTACCTGGACGTATTGGTAAGCAGTGTCGGGAAAG GTGGCATAATCATCTTAATCCTGGCATAAACAAAGAGGCATGGACACAGGAAGAGGAGTTGGCTCTGATACGTGCTCATCAAATGTATGGGAACAAATGGGCAGAGCTAACGAAGTTCTTGCCTGGAAG GACAGACAATTCTATAAAAAATCACTGGAACAGTTCTGTGAAGAAGAAGTTGGATTCTTACTTAAAATCGGGTTTGCTTACACAGTTTCAAGGGATGCCTCATGTTGGAAATCAAAACCAACACATGATGTCATCTTCTTCAAGAATGCAGAGCAGTGGAGATGATAGTGGTGCCAAAGGTGCAGAAGTAGAAGAAATTTCAGAATGCAGTCAAGATTCAACTGTTGCTGGTCACTATCTCTCAGCACCTGAAATGGCCAATGTGGTACCACATACTAGAGAGGAGTTTGGGAATAATGATGTTTCCCGTTTAGCGAATGACCCAAGCTGCAGTCCAGCATCTTGTTCAGAACCATACTACCCATCTATGACTATAGGAGATGCCAATTTTTCCGTTCCAGAAATACCTCCTGAATTGGTTTGCTCCAAATTCCTGGAACAAAATTTCTCACATGATGCTGGAGCTTCGATGGGTGGGGATTTCCAGTTAAATTTGCATGAGTTACCTAACATTTCTTCACTAGAATGCGGCCAGGAATCATCAAGCATGTACACTCATTGTATGAGGTCTAATGAGAGCCATGAAGGGGTGGAGGCTCCATTTCAAACTTCAACTTCCATGGGTAACATGGCCTTCGGTTCGGTTAAATCAGAGCACATGTTGATATCTGACGATGAATGCTGTAGGGCATTATTTTCAATGAATGGTGGGTGTTTTCCCTCTAGAGATTTTACAAATTGCTCAAACATAGTTGATTTAGGTGCTTGCACAGAATCAGTACTTCTCCAACCCGCAAACCTCCAAATATCTGAAACTGGCAGACCTTCAGCTTCACAATCATATCAACCCCTGAATTCTGCTGTAATTGGAACTTCTTGCTCTCAAGTAGTTTCTGCTCATGAAAATCCACTGATATATGCTGGAGAACCTACTCATTTATTCAGAGTTCAAGACCAAGAGTTTGTGACAAGTTTAAATGATGGATTTATCTATAATAACGAGTCTGCCAGTTCTCCCTGCAAATCAGATCTGGTTAACGATTCTTCAAAATTAGTCCCTGTAAATACATTTGGTTCGGGATTGGATGCGCAAACTTGTCCTGTGGACGTGAGTTCAAATGAGCAGACAGAACAGCAGGATGATGGAAAAGAACAGCAGGATGCTGGAGCTCTATGTTATGAGCCTCCTCGCTTTCCAAGCTTGGATATTCCATTTTTTAGTTGTGATCTTATACAATCTTGTAATGACATGCAGCAAGAATATAGTCCCCTTGGCATTCGTCAGCTGATGATGTCTTCTATGAATTGCCTCACTCCCTATAGGTTATGGGATTCACCCTCTCGTGAGGGTAGCCCTGATGCCTTGCTAAAAAGTGCTGCTAAAACTTTTACAGGCACACCATCTATTTTGAAGAAACGACACCGAGATTTATTGTCTCCATTGTCGCCATTATCAGATAGAAGAATTGATAAAAGGCTTGGGACTGACGTGACCTCCTGCTTGGCCAGAGATTTTTCACGTCTAGATGTTATGTTTGAAGACActgagaagaaagaagattcCCTTTCTCCATCTTCTGATCAGAAAAGAAATTCTGATGCCTCTGGTGAAAATAAAGAGAATAAGGGTACCTGTGAAAACAAAGTAGAAAAAGGGATTGACAGCACTGCAATGTCAGATGATGGAACTGCACAGAGAGATTTTGATGACGGTCAATCCCGGGAAAAGGGACAGCAGTTCCAACAAACTGCTGATGTTGATGCTAAGAGTAAGGTTGATGTCGTCCCAACTACACAAAGT GCACAACCTTCTGGAGTACTTGTTGAACGTAACACAAATGATCTGCTACTAAATTCTCCTGATGTAGTTGGATGTAAAGCTGAAAAACCCTTCAGCTCAACTGCTAGAACTCCTAAAGAACAGTTACGTAAAAGCTTTGAAGCCCCCAACCCAGGAGGTCCTTCTAAATCTTTTTCTGCAAGACAATGCTCATCTGTTAAAACCCCCACTATATGCGTAAAGAAGCATGGAATTCTCGCAGATAAATGTGTACAGTCTGATTCTACGTCAGCTCCACCAGAGACTGATAGTGCCGGCAATGATGTCAATATTGAAAGCAT GTTTGGTGGTACTCCTTTTAAGAGAAGTATCGAATCTCCTTCGGCATGGAAATCTCCTTGGTTCATCAACTCCTTTGTCCCCGGCCCTAGAGTTGATACTGAAATTACAATTGAG GATATAGGGTTTTTCATGAGCCCGGGGGAGAGAAGCTACGATGCCATTGGGCTGATGAAACAGATAAGTGAGCAGACTGCTGCTGCCTATGCCAATGCCCAGGAGGTGTTGGGAAATGAAACTCCTGAAAGTTTATTCCGGGAAAGACAGAAAGACCGAGATATTGCGGGCCCTGAGAACAAGCAGGGGTCGCCTAATCAGCCAGGGAGTAGTTCTCTTTCGGCTTCCAATGTTTTG GTGGAGTGTCGCACCCTCGACTTCAGCGAATGCGGGACGCCCGGGAAGAAGGGAACAGAAAACGTAAAGACTTCCTCAAATGCCAAGAGCTTTTCGAGTCCGACTTCATATTTGTTGAAGGGTTGCAGATAA